The Epinephelus lanceolatus isolate andai-2023 chromosome 10, ASM4190304v1, whole genome shotgun sequence genomic sequence GGAGATGTTTCGGTATGTTGTAGTgttgcaacctcactgctagatgccactaaatcctacacactagaccgtTAAATTGTCTGAAGTGCCTTCTTTCATAATCATCAAACCATGTAAGGTTATAATTGAAAAGAGTTTTATAAAAACAGCTTCATCATAGTGGTGTGATAGATACTTTCTGCCTTACATTAAAGGTTGAACGTCTTGTTAATAAAATGTATGGAACCAAGATAAGCTCTGGTTGTACACTCTGCACCATCATGCCGGTACTGACTGTTCTTGGATCTCTGTGGCTTCTTTTGATGCTGGTTTTGGAAAGAACATTGTGTCAGATGAGTAACCTCAACTCTTTTTGctactttttcttttgcttcaGACTTCCACAGGTGCAACAAGGCCCTGTCAGCCAAAGGCCAGGATGTGGCTCCCTGTGACTGGTACCAGAGGGTTTACAAGAGCCTCTGTCCCATGAGCTGGGTAAGTTAAAGGATTATACCACCAGCTAGTTCCCCAGTAAACCTAACTAACCATTTTTTAACCTTTTACAGTTCCCAGAGAAAGTTTCAGTgcacactgaatgttgatagtagTGGAAAGCCAAGGCTAGCTCATGACAGACTCATTGGTTTCCTGTGTCttgattttctgttttgtattCTTGTTTTTGCCtatgtttggtttattttctcaTGAAGTATTGCTTCATTTTGTCACATGATTGATTGCTAACTGGTTTTAGGTTCtttgaaacacacattaagctgCATGTGATAAAGGGCATTAAAAAAGAATACAATTTACTGCTTTTTTGATCCTGTTTCATcgcattttcatttttctgacAAAATAGTCTTTCATCTTAGCAGTGAAAGCTCAGAAAATCTGTTAAGATTTTCTAAGCTGTTTGCTGATGACATCAGATGCAACAGCTGTGAGActactgtgacacacacacaccgccccCAAGGCCAGGAATGATTTACAAGCTCAGATCTCTGTTAGTGCTGTGTTGTCAGATGGACATGAAACCACTGTGGATTATGATGAAGACTAATTGTCCATCAGGGACAAATTAAGTTGAAAGTTGTAAAGCAACAGTTCTGTGGATACTTATAAAGTTTTTTTGTCTAGTAGAACTAAATGTTTTCTCTCATGTCTCCCTCAGGTCGGCAAATGGGATGAGCAGATAGAGAGCGGAAGTTTCCCTGGGAAGATCTGAAACTGACAGCCGTTGTTGATCAGGACAGTCTATAACACTCTGTTACACGCACGTTTACCTCTGTAGTGTGCCTAAGGACATCTTTAAAAAGCTAACACATCTTCATCAGTGATGTTACTCTTATTGACTTAAAATATAACCACGCACAACTTTTTACCCTGCATGTTAAGGTCTGAAGGTTTTTCCTGTACTTATTGTAAAGTTCTCTTCGGCTTtgttcatcaataaatacagtgCGGATTTAATAAAAGGATGTCGTTCATTATACCGCCTCAGTGCTTTCTCCAAGCCAGAcatgttttttatatatatttttttttatttcacaaagCAAGCCTGGTTATTACCTGTACCCGTTCAGGCGTATATGTAATGATTGCCATTCAGATTTTCAGTTTAACTTGCAGAGACCTGTAGTCTCTCTGGATTACCCAACACAGCCTTCAGCTACAATGATTTTGCAGCCTTGTCCTCTCTTCATCAAAGTATTACAGACTAATTTTACACCAGAGATGAAGTGTTTCGATTCTCTGAAACACCCTCAGgtctgtctgctgtgaaaatgcATCACAACTATAACAAAGTTTTTCCAGAGGGTGGCAGTGATGTTAATACCAGATGTGTGTTTTGGTGTaatgctccatttttaccaCACGGTGGTGCAGTTGAGCTGTATGTGCAGCCAAACAGCTGATGTGCATTTGCTGGTATAAAGCTTATTGATGTGGGTTTACTGAGTAATTCTGAGGACTGGTATCTGATATATTTGGATTGATTTAATGCTCTGAGGCAATGCTGCACACTAAATAGGAAAGGAAGCTGATCAATAGGCCTGATAGGGTGTGTTGGCATAGTGCTGCACCCTTCAACACATTTGTACTGTCCTACTGAAATGATTTCAAGTCTGGAAACCACAGAAGAGGTGGAGATGTGAAAGAACATGATTGAGGAGAAGAATGATTTCATGGCACAAATTGAATCTGTACAGAAGATTCACTACATGAACAGATTTCACAAACGAATCTAAGATACAAGGAttaactttaaaacattttaaaactagTATCACCGCCTCACAGTTGGTTGCCTCCACTAACCACTCAAGTTGCAGTTCACATCTATGTCTGTCCAGGCTCATGTAACATATGTATTGAAGACTTTGAAGGAGTTTAATACAAGGTATTAGGTGTATTTTTTAGCAAAATGCtgatgtttcacacacatcttaaaCACGGCAGCAAAGATCTataccaggggtgtcaaacatacagcccaTGGGCCAGAACCAGCCCGCCAGAGGGTCCTATCCAGCCCAATAGATGACTAGACTAAGAGGTGCCAGATTTCAGGAGCAAGTTTAACAATGCCAACTTCATGTGAATCTCTGCTTCAGAGGTTTTTCCACCCTGACCTGAATATAGCTCTCTGATAcaacaatgaatacttactgtgaccatgttttaagatactgaacattgtgcaaaatattgtcaaccagcagcttcagttcaaaaaaatctgtatcaggAAACGTCTGGATAATtgaacatgtaatgacagtgagaagtAGACAGACtcaatgtggaaaaactgagacatactgttgaaattgcacttaGTTTTCTTGAGACATCTCAGGCTgctcatctgttttgtaaaaggatgaTCGTCTACAGAATTTAGATATAATTCTTTAcacaaaaaagttaaaatattggAGGTAATGTTACCTATGGGTTATTGTGCAATGATTTTATTGGTCCGGCCcatctgagatcaaattgggctgtatgtggcccatgaattAACATGAGTTTGACACCCTTGATCTATACAATCATCTCAGTTTCCAGGTGGACACCCAACATTAGTGACACCACTTCAGTATCTGAccatgtctccccttctgttcctgagttatggtgttAATTAATGGCCTGAATGGCCTTGCATAACTTTttggtataaaatgtcatcacttaattttatcctattagacagtAGTGTGAGACTGTGTCATATATAGAGTATACACTCTTCAGTTGCGGActaaagtgtgttttgtgaggtcacagtgacctttgaccaccacaatCTAATTAGTTACtccagtccaagtggatgtttgtgccaaatttctcTCAAGGCGTTCCTGAAAGAAAgggagaatgggacagatggatggacatcccgaaaacataatgcctgcaGCCATGGCTTCCGCCagcgtggaggcataaaaatgagGGTCTTATCTACACTTCCTGTTCAGATTTTATACAACACAGACCCTGCTATAAAACGTCTCAAAGATGCAGGATACCACTGACTTCTTAAAAGTGTAGGCTGGGCTGAATTACCAAAAATCATACACAAAGATTATCATCATTGGATTTTCTCAGTCATTACTTGCATTCAAAAGTAATAAACATGTTCTTGAGGGTGGAGGAAGTCAAACACTCTTCTGTCTCTTACATTTCCTCTCTAATGTATATAATTATTACAAAAAAGTCAGACATAAAATCACTCCCTTCATCTGAACCAGGATTTCATTTTACTTCATGTAGCTATTATACCTCAGTTTAACCCTCCAGGTCTTCAGTAACATGCAGAGTCTTGCTTTAATGAATTGGGTTGTGTTACAGTTTTGGATTCAAGTTGCAGTGCTGGCACTCACATCCTCATTGCGATCTTCCTTTGATTATCAGCAGCTCAACACATCCTCCGCTGGCAACTGTTTACCTCAGCTATGCTTTAATACGCCCTGACATGCCAGAGAGGGTGTGTTCCTCTTCTTGCTGTTGATTTGTTAGAGCAGATATATTTCCCTTCAGCCTCGACCTGTTGCTGACAGACTGGAATAGTTGTGGTGGCAAAATAAACCTACGCCAAATGAGTGAAACACTGCAAGAAATGTAAAGCTATGTACTAAATGTGGCAGCTACATAACTGTGAATGTCACTGTGGGAGTCAATCAGGTCAGGGTCAACTTTAAATTGTTACCAAACATGATGGtaaaccaaaaacacaaggtGGCACTGCTGCACCAAATGTAAATGAGCAACACCCCAAGTGTTTGATAACTGTCAACACAACATCACTACGTTAACCCTCAACTACCACGAttatcattaaaaacacatgtttctgAACTTTAATCCCACACATGACCCCAAATTTACCACAAAGCCACACTGAACTAAAGGTAAATGTTGAGTAAGATTATGCAAACACTAAAGACATTTCTATTCAATGAAGTGATGCAGCCATTTTAAACTTGACTGTGTTTGAATACTTTGCGCAGAGTGATATACCAGTGGTTTTCAAATggtgtgccgtgggattttgtaataaccacacattattactgcaatattcaactgggccaaaaagttatgaatgaatttttaattttcagtatcagtatgttgtgagCACCCATTTCCTagtaaagaggcaaactctacctaaaaaaaaaaaaaaggtaatttaaTTTAGCTTAATTTAGAAAAACCTTCATGGGTAACCATTTGTCGCCTTTTGCACGTGGGAATTATAAGTGTATGACATATcacattatcttacattatttcttgtttaaatggatgtgttattggcgctttgatgtaattttaaatgatttcttcaatcattttgttaaatatttaatgAGTAAGAGCTGGTTGTCAATTGTTATTTGATAttagtgaataaaaacaaacatttatgtcgtgatcagagtgataacacacatgATAGAGGCTATTGtgcataaatataaatacagatgtgccttgagattttggcttgccctttAGTGCGCCTTGGGCACAAGAAGTTTAAAACCACTGTGATGTAACATAGGCCTTTAGTAATAGATTCAATGAAGTGTTGAAATATAGAGAATAGTGAGTGTTTTCTTTCCTGAACTTTTAAGATACCAAAGAGAAGGTTTCAGGGGAATATTTTGGATTTGAGACGCTCATTATTTGTGTATGACAATACTTTTTGTAGCTCCCTACTCAAACACtgttaaaggtgcagtgtgatACTCTGGAGAAAAATAGTCGATTGCTGACTCTCGTTCTCAGGTTGTCAACTACAGATGCTTTGGGTTGGTGGTTCGTTCCGacagtatttgacgacctgggaatgagactcagcAACCAGCTGTCTTTGTCCAGAATTGCGTACTGAATCTTAAAAGCGTGTTTAAAGTATTATACGTTGGCTGatagaaaacttttttcttaATAAGTAAAAGCTTTAAAGCCACACTCTGCAAGATTGTCGGTTAGTGTTTGTAAAGACACTCACCAGCAAAGCAAAGCAGTTAAAGTCAACTCCAGGTTCAgattaccgtaaaacttcagttaatagttcaggctattatttgcttaaatcactgaaatcaacaggcctatatttgggacaggcctttaattcctttcacacaaaactgttgctcagcaaagatcaggaaatacaatcacattgtttatttaaaccagtatgaatattacttgtttaaaaataaagctTCAGATTATagatcaattatgaatcattcatttgatctagctccaacagacagTGCATCAGAGAGAGTGAGTTGCGGCACTTGAGGATTACAGCAacactcacaacttggattcattcttatgaaaaacccttgtgattcttttgatctgaggacccttactgactaaaggaatatgagtAATTTACAGGGTAATTTAGGAATGGACAaaaatttgaggtagccaacaacgcCGTTTcatacatctgaagaacttctgttaaaaaataataagtaaAGTGCTTGGCAACCAGAGCAGGCATCTAATTGCTAGTTTTACGGTATATTGGTTTTTTCGGCGCTGtatctcttggatgcctgctgcttacaatCTGGCatctggttgctacctttttataaagcctcaATCTCACCTGAGTGCCATGAGAGTATATGCCCAGAAGCACCgtgacaacagaaaacaggaagaaaataagaaaacacaggcCTCCACAAACTTCTAGTAGGTCATACAGGCATGAAAATGGGTCAGGGGTGAAAAAGGTGAGAAGGATACAAGACCTGGCCCCTGCTAGGGGGTCCTGGGGTTATGCTcctcgatttttttttttttttttggtggaaaaaTGACCTTCCAAATGCTCATATCTGACTTCTTTTAGATTTACTCTAGTGGTGGTCACATGCAGAATTATAAgattgcacaaaaacaaaagtatgaatgtataattaagtgCAAATAAAGTATCTTTACATGTTCACATATGCTGTATAAGAGACAACACCAGGGCCGGACTGGGACACAAATTAAAGCCCAGGGCATTCAAGCGCACCGGCCCACACGTTTCTACCTGTTGAATATATGCTCTTTATGcttgtacacactacacaaacgCTGTCCTCAGAATCAACTGCATAAGAAAATCAGCAGTTGTTTAATTCCAGACTATAAAATGAATGCAATAATGAATTGGCCACAAATGGCTTTGTGCTTattatttaacttaaaataagaGCATATTACTCTATCCTAATGCATCTAATTTTATGCACAATATAATTGTCTGCCCTGTCCTGCCCAGCCCTGCTCTTGTATTACATTATCCCAGTTTATATATCCATGGCTCACAGCCATGAACTAAGGAGGTATAAATTGGGCAACAGGCCCTATAGTCAACTTTTAGACAACTTATTACTAgaacaaaaaaatcccacttaGTACTACTAAAAAGGTTTTAATTTGGCTAAAATGTAATGCATGGTAGGTTATGCCTTCACATTGCACCTGTCATATTTCtggtctcatcctcctcctcatcacgaCTGGGGttagtctgtccctcagcttcaTTGTCCTTGGGACTGGGAGCACCACTTAATGTTAATTGCATGATGCGtccacaggaaaaaaacaagtacaaattttcttttagtacaggttTAAATTATAATGACTTAGGCTACAATACCTAGTAGGCTAGTTGGCCTCTTGAAATGGATACCTAGAAGAAATATGCAATTTGCCAAAGCAAACCTTGCACATTACAGACTCAcaaacgttagctaacgttaatacGCCTGCTATAACGGCACAAAGGTGAGCGATTTTCATGCctggtcataagtgatgactcaGAGTCCATACGTTCTTTTCTGAGAAAGATCCTGCAGAGTTTATCTTAAGAGAATAGAAATGTTTTGGCGTGGTGCACTACTATGGTCAAAGTgagcaaaacaaagatggaaCAGGCTCTTTAAGTCTCTTAAAATTCTGTAGGATGCAGGCGCATCCAGTGAAATTACATACAGGGCGACTTGTACGTTATTAAATTATTGGTAAGAGCCCGGGACCGCGCACTGACATTTTGAGCTCAGGCTACAGgatgtggtttgtgtgtgtgtgtgttgtgtgtgtgtgtgtgtgtgtgtgtgtgttctgtgtgagttagaaagaaaaagaggtAGATAAAATGAGTGCATCTAACTTTTTTcactttctccccctctctttctctctctgtatctgtgTTTGCTCTTTGCAGATGTCTTATAATTGAATTTGCTCACTCAGGCCAGGTCACCGCAGGAGATGCTGCAAGATCGGTTTCCTTGGCAACGGCTCATGGGATCCAGATGGGCTGCTGGGGCGGAGAGGTGTATTTCCTGAGGAATGAATAAATACTATTAACAAACACTAACCATGGGGTGCTGAACCTGAACATCTGCACGTCTCCCTTTCTCTGCTGCTTCCTCTTTTCTTATTTTAGGGCTGCA encodes the following:
- the cox6b2 gene encoding cytochrome c oxidase subunit 6B2 encodes the protein MSETVEDKIRNYRTAPFDARFPNTNQTRNCFQNYLDFHRCNKALSAKGQDVAPCDWYQRVYKSLCPMSWVGKWDEQIESGSFPGKI